TGAGCTTTCCCGTGAGGTCACGGCCGCCGAGCAGGACATACTTACCTTCAACGACCTGTACGGTGAGTGACGGGAGCTTTTCCGTAGAAACGTTCAGTTCATCTACGGCGCAGTCCGGATACTTTTTCTTCAGCTCTTCCAGGAATACTGCGGATACCTTGAGCGTGCGCGAATCGGCTCCCCGAGGCGTAGCTATTATGTGCAGTAATCTTTTCACAGGCCCAGTCCTCCCATCCGATGCCCTATATCCCCAATGCCTCTTTTATCCGTTCCTTATCGAACCCTACTATGATATCGCCCTCTATATCGATCACCGGCACCCCCATCTGCCCCGATCTCCTCATCATCTCCTGGGCCTTCTCCGGATCTTCGGATACGTCGATATCCTCGAATACTACATTATTATCTTTAAGGAACTGCTTGGCGCGTATA
The DNA window shown above is from Candidatus Omnitrophota bacterium and carries:
- a CDS encoding glutaredoxin domain-containing protein; the protein is MAKKVTVYSTSTCPFCIRAKQFLKDNNVVFEDIDVSEDPEKAQEMMRRSGQMGVPVIDIEGDIIVGFDKERIKEALGI